The Pan paniscus chromosome 22, NHGRI_mPanPan1-v2.0_pri, whole genome shotgun sequence genomic interval cacatatatgatCATATAATGCTGTGAAAGATATGAACCAAAACAATCAAATACTTCTgctttttttcctaattaaaaagTAGAACAATTATAGTATCTTTTGGATAGCGATTAACTTTGGAAactgagaaatgtttatttttcaatttttttctcttaactcaGTGGACTAATGACTTGCACAATTATTTCTCTGTTATGCTATTTTGGGGATATTTTTCCAGGAAGATCATGAGTTAATTGTGAAACTCAGATCCTGTGTTGATgtgtgaaataatgaaaataaagttttctacTGGCCAAATGATAACTTTGCTATATCATGCCATGACTTTGCCATATCATACCATGAAGACCAAGTAAGATAATAGAAAATCTAGCTgaaaaaattatctaaatattttGAGTTAAATATGTCAAtccaatatgaaaaaaattctataCTAATTTAATAGTTACGTACATCAGTTGTTCAATGAAAATGTCGAATAAATTAATGGACAGAAGAGTATGATAGGGTGAGGTTATACCAAATACAATAATTCTtggaaagaaaatatactttCATAATTAACCTAGAAATATCGTTTGAACTGTCACCATTTGCTTGCTcttacaataaaaagaaagacattttgaaTGGATAGAAGAATTCATTACACATTCAGAGTGAGTTGACAAATGTGAtctgaattaaataaaacatatatgcttgatatataaatataaagacatgTTAAGTAGgtattcctttttgttgttgacttAAATCTGAATACTatctaaataaaagcaaaatgttgaaaaatatcaGATTACTAACCATTTTGCAGTTCTTTTCATTTCAATCTAGAATTATTCTTCTTTGGAGCTATCGATGTATTTATCTATCTGCATGCATGTTTATGAGGTATATGAAAAAACATAGATTCTCCACCAAGGAGATAGCTTCTCTCATTGACATCATCACTTACGTATAATTGAGTTTCATGAACAAAACAGAACCATATTGTGTTTGAAAATAGAATGTTTTATTGGAAGATAAACAGATAATTCAATCAGCTTTAAAAGCAAAAGTAGAGAATACTAGGATTATGAAAGAGATGTGggtatacagagaaaaaaaattgcctgAAATTCTGAGATGTTAAATTCTTTTGTGCAAATAGCTCCAGCATGATCTTTGTTGTCCAATGATTGAAGTCAGCTCTGGGAAAGTCCTCTTATAACTTCACACATTGTGTTGCTGGGCAGTAGTTTAATAGAATCCAGAGAATCCATATCCTCCATAGTATGATGGGCGGTAGCAGCCATATCCATAGCCTCCGAAGCCAGAGCCATATCCATAGCCTCCGAAGCCAGAGCCATATCCGTAGCCTCCATAGCCACAGCCAGAACCCAGTCTGCGGAAGCTGCCACAACCACAGCCATAGCCATAGCCCAGGCCACCGAAGCCTCCACAGCCATAGCCCAGGCCTCCGTAGTAGCTGCCGTAGTAGCTCATAGTGTCAGGGGTAGTGAGTTTGGTTTGCTGCTCAAGGCAAGGTCCTGAGTGTGAATGCTGACATCTGTGCAGGCATGCTTATATACCCTGACACATCACGTAACAAAACACTTGCTGCCTATTTTAGTGTAGTTGTGTATGTTACACTTACCTGACCCAATCCTGACATCTGAAGAGGCCCTCAAACTCATTAAAGTGTTTGAGCTTGCATTGCTGTCTTCTCATGCTGTCCCTTTAACATATTGCATCACTTTTATGAGAAGAAATTGCTGTAGCTTCAAAGTCTGTGCATACCAGACCTTAAATAGACTTCTTCGTAGGCATATTGCATTACATAGTTGGTAATGCtatgttttgaaattaaatattgcTTCATCTCTGGCTTTCCTTGAATTGTTTTACTTCATTTATGATTAAATAACAGACTCTGGTTAAATCCAATGCTCTGAAATTTATTATATTCTTCCAGAGGTATCTATTACCTCAGGTGAGGTCCCTTTTTAAAGAGAAGCAAACATTTGAAAGACTGGAGCCATCTGCTCACCTGCTATGCCTAACAGTAAAGAACTTCATGGggttaaaaaagttaaaataaagccATCATTCTTCTATTACTCTAGAACATTGGCCATCATAaccaatattctctttttttggttttactcgtttaaaaagtaaaaaccattTTGATTTAACAACACAACAGTATATTGCTCAAACATTAAAGTCAAATCACAGTAATCAAAAATCTATTTCCTAAGCAGCTTTACAAACTGTTCAAAATTGTTTTCACATCCCGACTCCCTTACTGGCATATTAGACATCCAAGgtgctaccaaaaatacagattGTATTGCCCTCCTCCCATTCATTCCTTTTTCCTGATCCACACAATTAtcgtcttttcttttcttttcttttcttttttttttctgagacagaatctcactctttcgcccaggctggagtgcagtggcgctgtctcggctcactgcaagctccaccacccaggttcacgccattctctggcctcagcctccggattagctgggactacaggcacccgccaccacgcccggctaattttttttgtatttttagtagagacggggtttcaccgagttagcccggatggtctcgatctcctgacctcgtgatccacccgtctcggcctcccacagtgctgggattacaggcgtgagccacagtgcccggcctcctCTTTTCAATATATTCTTTCAGTTCCCATTAGGGTCTGGGACTAGGTGAGATGGTGAAATATATGCAATTCTTTTTGCCTCCCATCCATTTTCATTTAATACTTacttaaattcatatatatatataaataaaatcttcgatttttcagatatttttgccTTTATGTTACCTTTacctattgtttcttttttttcctaaaagaaaataGCTAACTAAGCTTTACTAAGATGTTAGGTATTTATTAAAGTGTTAGATGTTAATAGATGCCATCGCCAAAGACCCTGGGGAATTCAGTAAGAGACTGTTAGCATTGTGAATGTCTTAGGAATCCCCTAAAAATATGTATACTATAAAAAGACaggatgaagaaaataataattaaagacaAAGAGTACCTCAGCCGACTCTAAGAATTTAGTCACCTAGACCCAAGGCTGACCCCAAACCCCACCCACATATGCCCTTAACTTTAAgcttaaatatataatttcttgttgaatttttattactttgaatATACTGTTAAGCTTTTGATGAGTTTATAAGCAATTTTCAAATTGTGCATTTCTCCAGATAGATTTGCTGGCTGCAGTTCAATGACCAGCATGCAATAGAAACTCAATATATAAGtgttgaatagatgaatgaattctAAAGTTCTTACAGGTAAAAATCTTACATCTCATAGAAATGAACAATACTATGAATGTATCCAACAAtaagaatttaaaagagaaattagcTCAAATAGCTTTCTTTCTTTAGAGGAACAAATAACCTatcatttcatttgctttttgttgctgttgtttaaggcatatttaaaaatacttaaatctTAAGTATACAAGTTGgtgatatttttcttatatttatagaCCACCTATAACAAGCACACTCTAATTCCCGAAGTCTGGCGCTTGACTCTACCAGTCAATATTATTCCTTGTAGAGTAACAATTAACATCCTACATAAGGCTTTCTTGTTCTGTACTTCACTTAGGTGGTCTCATGTAGTATACTGAAACTTCCCATTTCCATCCCCAATTCTTCTGTGTGTCACTATTAGGTAGATCTCTGTCGTATGTAACgtgaattttgttgttttaatttctgaaaagtaGTCTACTACATGAATAGAGCACAATTGATTTATGATTCTGCTCTGGTAGGCCTATATTTGAGGAGTTTAGTGGTTtcagttttggtttggtttggttttttattgctagagtgaataaagaaagctgatggccaggcgcggtggctcacgcctgtaatcccagcacttttggaggccgaggcgggcggattacgaggtcaggagatcgagactatcctggctaacacggtgaaaccccgtctctactaaaaatacaaaacattagccgggagtggtggagggtgcctgcagtcccagctactcgggaggctgaagcaggagaatcgcttgaacccgggaggtggagcttggagtgagcagaaatcgcgccattgcactccagcctgggagacagagcaagactccatctcaaaaaaaaaaaaaaaaaaaaaaaagaaaagaaaagaaaagaaagctgtttTGTAcctttttataaagattcttttcttctttctttctttctttttttttttttttgagatggagtctcactctatcatgcaggctggagtgcagtggcgctatctcggctcattgcaacctctgtctgccaggttcaagcgatcctcctgcctctgcctcctgagtggctgggacttcaggcgtgcatcaccatgcccaaatacaaaataattttgtatttttagtagaacagggcttcaccacgttggccaggctggtctcaaactccttacctcaagtgatccacccacctcagcctcccaaagtgctgggattataggagtgagccaccacacccggct includes:
- the LOC100991027 gene encoding keratin-associated protein 19-3; the encoded protein is MSYYGSYYGGLGYGCGGFGGLGYGYGCGCGSFRRLGSGCGYGGYGYGSGFGGYGYGSGFGGYGYGCYRPSYYGGYGFSGFY